One genomic window of Choloepus didactylus isolate mChoDid1 chromosome 27, mChoDid1.pri, whole genome shotgun sequence includes the following:
- the LOC119521050 gene encoding LOW QUALITY PROTEIN: zinc finger protein 233-like (The sequence of the model RefSeq protein was modified relative to this genomic sequence to represent the inferred CDS: inserted 1 base in 1 codon), whose amino-acid sequence MTRFQEAVTFKDVAVVFTKEELGLLDAAQSKLYQDVMVETFRNLLSVAHRNQNEIETLQEVALRYLLHEDLICWQKWEQFTSILARNQDAIINLQDKRSEMLKQGDSPCHIWAGVSIQSSEDENYVMKFQGENSSRNQNKEFPNGTTWDFFRKIYLRQSQNYQMDVRNKQCKYDQCVMKRDPHHHDDHRAHVREKVFSHNNCGKDLKSSQHSVIHSGVQTSGENGKGKSIDSSLEVHQQLHLGEKPHKCIECGKGISYSSVLPIHQSVPIGENYYRKDGGGEGLSQSSHLQTNEKVNTGEKPYKCQVCAKSFNQSSSCSAYELIHIGEKPYKCGKYGKHFNHSLDLNIHYVNNIVEKSYKCDVYNKSFSQTSHLLSHQIAHNEDRAYKWEECDWILNWNSGLHQRVHTGEKSYQCDVCGKVFRRASHLQAHQRIHTGEKPYKCGVCDKNFSRDCNLQAHQRVHTGEKPYKCETCGKEFNRNSHLQGHWRVHTGEKPYKCETCGKGFRWSKDLQAHQRVHTIEKPYKCATCGKHFTWFSSLRAHQRVHTGEKPYKCETCGKVFSCNSDLHAHQRVHTEEKPFKCETCGKDFTRISNLHAHQRVHTGEKPYKCETCGKAFRWSSYLQGHQRVHTGEKPYKCETCGKNFNQISNLHAHRRVHTGEKPYKCETCGKAFSSSSYLQAHQGVHTGEKXYKCEECGKSFILNPYDRIHQRVHMGEKPYKCGIFSKSFIQSSHLEAHQRVHVGVKP is encoded by the exons ATGACCAGGTTTCAG GAGGCAGTGACATTCAAGGATGTAGCCGTGGTCTTCACCAAGGAAGAACTGGGGCTGCTGGATGCTGCGCAGAGTAAATTGTACCAAGATGTGATGGTGGAGACCTTCAGGAACCTGCTCTCTGTGG CACACAGGAATCAAAATGAGATAGAGACTCTTCAAGAAGTAGCATTAAGGTACCTTTTACATGAAGATCTTATCTGCTGGCAGAAGTGGGAACAATTTACAAGTATATTAGCCAGAAATCAAGATGCAATAATAAATCTTCAAGACAAGAGGTCTGAGATGCTAAAACAAGGTGATTCTCCCTGTCATATATGGGCAGGAGTATCTATTCAGAGTTCTGAAGATGAGAACTATGTAATGAAGTTTCAAGGGGAGAATTCCAGTAGGAATCAAAATAAAGAGTTCCCAAATGGGACCACCTGGGACTTTTTTAGGAAAATATATCTGAGACAGTCACAGAATTATCAAATGGATGTAAGAAATAAACAGTGTAAATATGATCAGTGTGTTATGAAAAGAGACCCTCATCACCACGATGATCACAGAGCACACGTAAGAGAGAAAGTGTTTAGCCATAATAATTGTGGAAAAGACTTGAAATCATCACAGCACAGTGTAATCCACTCAGGAGTGCAAACATCTGGtgagaatggaaaaggaaagagcatTGACTCTAGTCTTGAAGTTCATCAGCAGTTGCACTTAGGAGAGAAGCCTCATAAATGTATTGAGTGTGGAAAGGGCATCAGTTATAGCTCAGTGCTTCCCATtcatcagagtgttcctatagGAGAGAACTACTATAGGAAAGATGGGGGTGGTGAGGGCCTCAGTCAGAGTTCACATCTTCAAACTAATGAGAAAGtcaacacaggagagaaaccttacAAATGTCAGGTGTGTGCTAAAAGCTTCAATCAAAGCTCTTCTTGTTCTGCTTATGAACTCATTCACATAGGAGAGAAGCCATATAAGTGTGGTAAGTATGGGAAGCACTTCAATCATAGCTTAGATCTTAACATTCACTATGTGAACAACATTGTAGAGAAATCCTATAAATGTGATGTGTATAATAAAAGTTTCAGTCAGACATCACACCTTCTCAGCCATCAGATAGCCCACAATGAAGACAGAGCATACAAATGGGAAGAATGTGATTGGATACTTAATTGGAATTCTGGTCTTCATCAGAGAgtccacactggagagaaatcaTATCAATGTGATGTGTGTGGTAAGGTCTTCAGGAGGGCCTCACATCTTCAAGCCCATCAGAGAAtacatactggagagaaaccatacaaATGTGGTGTGTGTGATAAGAACTTCAGCCGTGATTGCAATCTTCAAGCCCATCAGAGAGtccatacaggagagaaaccatacAAATGTGAGACATGTGGTAAGGAGTTCAATCGGAATTCACATCTTCAGGGTCATTGGAGAGTCCACACAGGAGAGAAGCCATACAAATGTGAGACATGTGGTAAGGGCTTCAGATGGAGTAAAGATCTTCAAGCCCATCAGAGAGTCCACACAATAGAGAAACCATACAAATGTGCAACATGTGGTAAGCACTTCACTTGGTTTTCCAGTCTTCGTGCTCATCAGAGAgttcacacaggagagaagccaTACAAATGTGAAACATGTGGTAAAGTCTTCAGCTGTAATTCAGATCTTCATGCCCATCAGAGAGTCCACACAGAAGAAAAACCATTCAAATGTGAGACATGTGGTAAGGACTTCACTCGGATTTCAAATCTTCATGCTCATCAGAGAGtgcacacaggagagaaaccatacAAATGTGAGACATGTGGTAAGGCCTTCAGATGGAGTTCATATCTTCAAGGCCATCAGAGAgtccacacaggagagaaaccgtACAAATGTGAGACATGTGGTAAGAACTTCAATCAGATTTCAAATCTTCATGCACATCGGAGAgttcacacaggagagaagccaTACAAATGTGAGACATGTGGTAAGGCCTTCAGCTCCAGTTCATATCTTCAAGCCCATCAGGGAGtccatacaggagaga cctaCAAATGTGAAGAGTGTGGGAAAAGCTTCATTTTGAATCCTTATGATCGTATTCATCAAAGGGTCCACAtgggagagaaaccctataaatgtggCATATTTAGTAAGAGCTTCATTCAGTCCTCACATCTTGAAGCACATCAGAGAGTCCATGTTGGAGTGAAaccataa